Proteins encoded in a region of the Manduca sexta isolate Smith_Timp_Sample1 chromosome 9, JHU_Msex_v1.0, whole genome shotgun sequence genome:
- the LOC115442681 gene encoding TWiK family of potassium channels protein 12, translated as MDVDHVVLDKEAISRFEQYTLAKPSLNGGIPLDRSQDGDSMVSNSRKKAQISRQKVVCCFCFKTTKYRRKQFIIGSLTNVVIFTVLLAYTFLGSFIFLAIEGGSETPARPRLLPDRQKITHKDQNSTSKKLADDDYEYGNLTLSANYFWDARSKAVENIWEITVSLNILYRENWTRLAAQEILKFQNELVQRVTSEMASQYGVSYKEMALGEFGGDASNHYEEHEWNLALAFFYSLTVLTTIGYGNIAPRTILGKGVTILYALVGIPLTLVYLSSVGSLLSKMARSVFSRALCCCLCSNCGYCCYDERRMAEKERRMKLKRQQEEMLNSQNTSKTPTEECYVLKPDSQKDLSLSERPTTSTAKDDIISWPDTDSKLSMHGLSILAPVLLCLAAIFIYIVAGAIVLFKLDNLGIVDGFYFCFMALSTIGFGNIVPGMSYTTINGIRYYTINSTTLWFCSAYTLTGLALTAMCFGVIHDEIIYRIKHQQKEWSQKSNTVNDEVNLNDAFYMNS; from the exons ATGGATGTGGATCATGTAGTACTTGATAAAGAAGCGATCAGTCGTTTCGAACAGTATACGTTGGCAAAGCCATCGCTAAACGGAGGAATTCCTTTGGACAGAAGCCAAGATGGAGACTCCATGGTATCTAATAGCAGGAAGAAAGCGCAAATATCGCGCCAGAAAGTCGTTTGCTGTTTTTGtttcaaaacaacaaaatacaGAAGGAAACAATTCATTATCGGCTCACTTACCAACGTCGTGATATTCACTGTATTACTGGCGTACACTTTCCTCGGATCCTTTATATTCCTGGCAATAGAAGGCGGCTCGGAAACGCCAGCACGACCACGCTTATTACCCGACAGGCAGAAAATCACCCACAAAGATCAAAACAGCACATCCAAAAAGCTCGCAGACGACGATTACGAATATGGAAATTTGACATTATCAGCAAATTACTTTTGGGATGCGAGGAGTAAGGCGGTTGAAAATATCTGGGAGATTACAGTGTCGTTAAATATACTGTACAGAGAGAATTGGACTCGGCTAGCTGCACAAGAgattctaaaatttcaaaatgagCTCGTGCAAAGGGTGACTAGCGAAATGGCGTCACAATACGGCGTTAGTTACAAAGAGATGGCGTTGGGGGAATTCGGAGGCGATGCCAGCAACCATTATGAGGAGCACGAGTGGAATTTGGCACTTGCGTTCTTTTACTCACTAACTGTTTTAACCACTATAG GTTATGGCAACATCGCACCAAGAACAATATTAGGGAAAGGGGTAACCATCTTGTATGCATTAGTCGGAATACCTCTAACCCTGGTATATCTCTCGAGCGTCGGATCTCTACTCTCCAAAATGGCTCGAAGCGTCTTCAGCAGAGCGTTGTGCTGCTGCCTCTGCTCCAACTGTGGCTACTGCTGCTACGACGAGCGGCGAATGGCTGAAAAAGAACGAAGAATGAAGCTCAAAAGGCAACAAGAAGAAATGCTCAACAGTCAAAACACAAGCAAAACTCCAACAGAGGAATGCTACGTGCTAAAACCTGACAGCCAAAAAGATTTATCACTATCAGAGCGACCCACAACGAGCACAGCCAAAGATGATATCATAAGCTGGCCAGACACAGATTCGAAATTGTCGATGCACGGCTTGAGCATACTAGCTCCTGTTTTGCTCTGTCTCGCCGCCATCTTTATATACATCGTCGCCGGGGCTATTGTACTATTCAAACTTGATAACCTGGGGATCGTTGacggattttatttttgtttcatggCCTTAAGTACCATAGGTTTTGGTAATATTGTTCCTGGTATGAGTTATACCACTATCAATGGTATAAGATATTACACTATTAATTCTACTACATTGTGGTTCTGTTCGGCATACACTTTGACAGGATTGGCTCTGACTGCCATGTGCTTTGGAGTTATACATGATGAGATTATCTATAGAATAAAACATCAGCAAAAGGAGTGGTCGCAAAAGAGCAACACTGTTAATGACGAGGTCAATCTTAATGATGCGTTCTACATGAATTCCTGA